The genome window ACTGAACCCCTCTCCCTCATGGAAATCGTTAGTTGAGGCAATGTTGGCCTGAGGATGGAAACAGTGTTTTAGAAGTTTACAGTTCAGTCCAACATCAGGCGAGGTAGCATCAACAGTCTTTAGTCGGGATTAAAAATATAAAGCCAGTCAACAGAATGGGGATGGTGCGTCACTGACAGACAGATAacggaaaagagaaaaactcatgttgctttctgccttttcaaagACTGAATCACCTCCAAACGAGTGTGGTATTAGTGACAATAGTTGCAGCTGCACCCACAGTAACTCAAAGCTGAGCACATTGAGAAGCCCTTGGTTGCCACGGCAGCAGAGCCCAGGATAGAGTGGGTAAAAACAAACCTTGACCTGAAGCTCAAACAATTCACTAACATGTTGTACACGATTTATCATCATTTCGAGAATGTGTTCCAATTCTGATCCATCTTTTATCAGAAACAGATCACCCACAATATGTCAAAACAAATTTGAATGAGAACTAATTTGTGCTCGCAGTTTACTGTGTAGAAATTAATCAATGATGATGAATTTCTGCCACAACTACAAGAGTCACTGTATGCCTTGGTTGACACCCAATTCATGACCAATACATTGAAAGGGCAACACAAAGGCAAATATCTAGAGATGTAGTGTACAGCAAAGTTCCATTACCTAAACCCAACTAAATATTGGGTTTGTGTACATGTTGCCTAAAGCGTTGGAAATCTCTCCAGGTTCCAGttgaattatttttcaaaatgtgattttattaaTAAATGCAATCAACTGAATAACCAAGACCCCATTAACACAGTGAACCTGGGGCTTTTTGTTGCCCCCAGGATGCTGTTCACTTTACCAGTAGTCTGAGCCGTGCCATCCTGCATGTTAAGTGTTGCAAGTAAATGTGATGCAATACCCTTGTAAGGTTACTGTCAGTGATggatgaaataaagaaaatatatggTTTTGGGTATCAAATCAGGTGATACAGTCCAGATTCAGTCAAGTTGGGTCTTAAAGATATGAGACTTTACAagtaactactttttttttagtaCATGCTGAATTTATATCTCAGTTTTAGGCCTGCGCAGAACTGTAAATCATAGAGCCTTCAATCAAGAGTTTTACAGAACACACATGTACTGATCTATTATTAGATTATGTTAAACACATATACCAATAGGCAATATGATGTGATAGACCTGAATACATTATAGTATAGAAATATACTGTCATATTAATGTTACACACAATCAAAATGTGGTTACAATAAAGTGAAAACTATTGGAGACTCATTAAAAACTGGTAAGACCATTTCTTCTCTGtgcatgcttgtttgtttgtttgttttccctgtACCTTCTGTGAGGCGAGCCTTCCCTCCTGTCGGCTGACAGAGCACCGTGGAGCAGCCGACACACAGCACTACAGTCTGAGCGTGGCTGAACACTGTGGTGATCTTGTAGCAACCTGcggacaacaaacacacacaaaccattgGATGGAGCAGCAATGAACTGTTACACATAGCAAACATGGTATGATCATGTATtactaaaaaaaataagttgggtttatattttagtgtttcacttgatcATTTATTCAGTGACATATTTGAAtactcattttgtgttttgagacTATGTTTGGCCCAACAACATCCCAATAGCTCAACTCTGTGATTACAGATGTGTTCTTGCGGCTGTTTGCTTAAAAGAGTCACTTGAAACTCATTCAACAGGCAGCCACAAGTGTCACTGTATGCCTTATTTGACACCCCGATCATTAGAGAAACAATGAAAGGGCAACACATAAAGGCAAACAATTTTAATATAAGACTAATGTAGATATGAAAAGTACTTCCATCAGtgatattaataaaataaatcacaattcCAAAATGGCTATAAGCTATAGTTATAAAGTTAAGGTCATCCATCTATTAGCAATTATAGTTAAGGCATTAACTTAGAATTCCAATATGTATGTAGGAataatttaaatgcaaattatAAACCTAAAAAGTACAgatacattgtttttatttgcataaaAGTAAATTTCCCTAGAATTAGGTTTGATGTCTCAAAACTCAAGTACTACTATGTCATCATGATgcttgagtgttttttttttttattgtattattttgttacttAACGTACCTGGACATTTGACATCCATAAAATAAGAGTTAGGACACTGTACTAGTCGTTTCTTCTtgtgtctcctcttctcctcgtcGGGAGTTGGGTGCAACAGATCCTTTGCGAGCTGAAAggaaattgggaaaaaaaaaaaatatttcgcTGATTCATCATCGACATTTAATAAAAATCATCTAAACAGTATTCAAATAACTGTAATAAAAGGATAAGTTTCATTTCTGTCCGCAGCTACCAACTTTGCCCTCATGATGTCACGAGGCAAAGATCGACATATCTTTAAAGTTAGCGCGATCAGACGACAGGAAACATCATAAAAAGAAAGTAAACGTGCTAAGAAGAAAC of Sparus aurata chromosome 17, fSpaAur1.1, whole genome shotgun sequence contains these proteins:
- the rps27.2 gene encoding 40S ribosomal protein S27.2 isoform X2 is translated as MDVKCPGCYKITTVFSHAQTVVLCVGCSTVLCQPTGGKARLTEGCSFRRKQH
- the rps27.2 gene encoding 40S ribosomal protein S27.2 isoform X1, with the translated sequence MPLAKDLLHPTPDEEKRRHKKKRLVQCPNSYFMDVKCPGCYKITTVFSHAQTVVLCVGCSTVLCQPTGGKARLTEGCSFRRKQH